Proteins encoded within one genomic window of Tigriopus californicus strain San Diego chromosome 12, Tcal_SD_v2.1, whole genome shotgun sequence:
- the LOC131892398 gene encoding transcriptional repressor CTCF-like, whose translation MATKTELPDPVDSATPMDQDDEDSGDGGGQYFVDQATGQYYYQSQDGETMTVVQAGDDDEGGPEITPIALPEEDSPKVGVKATSKASTSTAAKGRSEGQVVLNSGGDEFQTVHIVPSDAGGNEVSYVLIVQPQDGKGGGKGGAGGGQREDGGAEGGVYDFDADEPGDFDEDDFELEGKDKVAKTLVKRSQIVVQKHMCNYCNYTTPKRYLLSRHMKSHSEERPHKCSVCERGFKTLASLQNHVNTHTGTKPHRCKFCESCFTTSGELVRHVRYRHTHEKPHRCTECDYSSVELSKLKRHMRCHTGERPYQCPHCTYASPDTFKLKRHLRIHTGEKPYKCDICHARFTQSNSLKAHRLIHTGDKPVFQCELCPTTCGRKTDLRLHVQKLHTAEQPMHCKMCGKSFPDRYTLKVHKKTHEGEKCFKCDLCPYSSISQRHLESHMLIHTDQKPFQCDQCDQSFRQKQLLKRHQNLYHNPNYIPPMPKEKTHECPECARSFRHKGNLIRHMALHDPESTAQEKAIALKIGRQRKIQIVNGQAVEVFTCDDEDDEEEYEYEDEEDLDEPSPSADADAEGAPAAAKDSSGTMMSVQGQDGQHYVVLEVIQMAEGEEGAQGETVAIKSTPEIIDGGVSGEQLKSTESLLEARNAMPKAPAPTQGTSKQVDEKADVKKQDDVDNCLGFDEDDD comes from the exons ATGGCGACCAAAACGGAATTACCCGATCCAGTGGACTCGGCCACGCCCATGGATCAAGACGACGAAGACAGTGGTGATGGGGGCGGGCAGTACTTTGTCGACCAAGCCACCGGTCAGTACTACTACCAATCCCAAGATGGCGAAACCATGACCGTGGTTCAAGCCGGGGATGACGACGAGGGCGGACCGGAAATCACGCCCATCGCCCTGCCTGAAGAAGACTCGCCCAAAGTGGGGGTCAAAGCCACGAGCAAAGCCTCGACCTCCACGGCGGCCAAAGGCCGCAGTGAAGGTCAGGTGGTGCTGAATTCCGGAGGCGACGAATTCCAGACCGTGCACATTGTGCCGTCGGATGCGGGCGGGAATGAGGTGTCCTATGTACTGATCGTGCAGCCGCAGGATGGGAAAGGGGGCGGAAAAGGCGGGGCGGGAGGCGGGCAACGCGAGGACGGGGGTGCCGAGGGTGGCGTGTACGATTTTGATGCCGACGAGCCCGGGGACTTTGATGAGGACGACTTTGAGCTCGAGGGCAAGGATAAGGTGGCCAAAACCTTGGTGAAGCGCTCACAAATA GTCGTGCAAAAGCACATGTGTAACTATTGCAACTACACCACGCCCAAACGATACTTGTTGTCCAGACACATGAAATCCCATTCTGAAGAGCGGCCCCACAAATGCTCTGTGTGCGAACGAGGGTTTAAAACTTTGGCCTCGTTGCAAAACCATGTCAACACCCACACAG GTACGAAACCGCATCGGTGTAAATTTTGCGAATCCTGTTTCACGACGTCGGGCGAGTTGGTCCGTCATGTGCGATATCGTCACACCCACGAGAAACCCCATCGATGTACTGAGTGCGACTATTCAAGTGTGGAGTTGAGCAAGCTCAAGCGCCACATGAG GTGCCACACCGGAGAGCGACCCTATCAGTGTCCGCATTGCACTTACGCCAGTCCGGATACATTCAAGCTGAAGCGTCATTTGCGGATTCACACTGGAGAAAAACCCTACAAATGTGACATCTGTCACGCCCG CTTCACGCAGAGTAACTCGTTGAAGGCCCATCGGCTGATTCACACCGGAGACAAGCCTGTTTTTCAATGCGAGCTGTGTCCCACCACGTGCGGACGGAAAACCGATCTCCGTCTTCACGTACAGAAGCTCCATACGGCGGAGCAACCCATGCATTGCAAGATGTGCGGTAAATCCTTTCCGGATCGCTACACCCTCAAG GTTCATAAGAAGACCCACGAGGGCGAGAAATGCTTCAAGTGCGACTTGTGTCCGTACTCGTCGATATCGCAGCGCCATCTCGAGTCCCACATGCTGATCCACACGGATCAAAAGCCATTCCAATGCGACCAATGCGATCAGAGCTTCCGCCAGAAGCAGCTCTTGAAACGCCACCAAAATCTCTATCACAATCCCAATTACATCCCACCCATGCCAAAG GAGAAAACTCATGAATGTCCAGAATGTGCCCGCTCATTCCGGCACAAGGGCAATTTGATCCGACACATGGCCTTGCACGACCCCGAGTCCACAGCCCAAGAAAAGGCCATCGCCCTAAAAATTGGCCGTCAGCGGAAGATCCAAATCGTGAACGGCCAAGCCGTGGAGGTGTTCACTTGTgacgatgaagacgatgaGGAGGAGTACGAATatgaagacgaggaggaccTGGACGAGCCTTCTCCCTCTGCCGATGCAGATGCTGAGGGTGCCCCTGCCGCTGCCAAAGACAGTAGTGGAACCATGATGTCAGTGCAGGGACAGGATGGACAGCATTATGTAGTATTAGAGGTCATTCAAATGGCCGAGGGTGAAGAAGGCGCCCAAGGCGAAACGGTGGCCATCAAGAGCACGCCGGAAATCATTGATGGGGGCGTGAGCGGAGAGCAGTTAAAATCCACGGAATCCCTCCTGGAGGCTCGAAATGCCATGCCCAAGGCCCCGGCTCCTACCCAAG GTACTTCGAAGCAGGTCGATGAGAAGGCGGACGTCAAGAAACAGGATGATGTGGATAATTGCTTAGGCtttgacgaggatgatgattaA